Part of the Rhizobiales bacterium NRL2 genome is shown below.
CACTCGCCGCGGTAAAGACCGTCCGAGAGCGCCACCTCCACCGGCGTCGGCTGATAGGCCGCGATCTCCTCTGCCGTGGGGCCGCAGGCGGCGAGAAGCACGCCGCCTGCGACAAGGACGAGGGCCGCGCGCCGGGTCATCATCCGGGACGGCCTCCCTGGCCCGCTCATTCGATCAGCTCCACATCGGGGCCGGACGGCTTCTCGAAGGCGACCAGCACCGTCTCGCGCGCGCCGCCCGGACCCTGGTAGTGGTTGGTGGTCCGCGCCCAGTCCGACTTGACGATCAGGCCGATCGAGGGCGCGTACCAGTAGGTCGCCTCGAAGCCGACATTGTTGCCCGGCCCGCTCTCGATGCGGAGTGTCTCGAAGGTCCCGGCCGGGACGGTGACCGTCTCTATCGCGGCCACCTCGAGAGACGGGGCGATGCCGGACCAGCTGTTGCCGCCGGCGACATCGTGGAAGGCGTAGGAGGGCCGCCACGACTTGCCGACGAAGAGCGGCCAGTCGTAATAGCCCGCATGAGGATCGATATAGGTCTTGACCGTCCCGTCCCGGTCCAGCGTCGCCGTCCAGGTGCGCGTCTCCCTGTCATAGAAGCTCGTCGTGCCGTCGTCGTTCTCCGAGCGGATGACCTCGCGGCCCTCGAAGATGTCGGTGCCGGTGACTGTCTGGGTGAAGGTGCGGACATTGCCGCCCTCGCTCCGGCGGAGCGTCATGGTGGTGCCGACCGGCAGGGGCTGCTTCTGGTAGAGCGTGGCTCCCTCGGGCGGCTCGGTGCTGCCGGTCACGCAGGCGCCCAGCACCAGCGCGGCGAGGAGGGCGATCGGCCCGATGACCTTGCTGCTTTGCCTGTTCATCTGTCTCAAGCCTCCGGTCCGCTGATCCGGTCGAACCGGCCGGTGGCCTCCGCCTCGGCGCGGTTGCCATGGCCCGGGCGGTGGTAGTGGCCCTTGAGCCAGCCGTCGGGCTGCATCTCGTAGGAGATGTCGGCGCCGCTGCCGAAGCGCTCGAGGGTGAGTGTCTCGCCTTCGATCTTGCCCTTGACGAAGTTGTGCCCGCCGCGGAACCGTCCCGGGTTGTCGCCCCAGGCGTAGATCGCATCGACCGAGCCATCGGGGCCGACGCGCGTCACCGCCAGCTTGCCGTCGAGGCTCTCGCCCCATGTGCCCTGCCAGATGCCGGCGAAGCGCGCATGTTCGGCGGACACACCGGGTCCGGGCGGCTGGACCGCCGCCGCTTCGGGCAGGGTGGCGGGCTTCGCCTCGCCGGTGGTCTTGCAGGCGGCGAGCGCCAGGCCCAGCATCAGCGCGGTTGCGGCCAGCCGGGGCAGGCGCATTCTGCGTCCCCTCATCGTGTCGTCTCCCTCTGTTCGTCGCGTGCCGCCGGGTGCTGTCCACAGGGCCGGCTTTGCACCACTATTGCCAATATTGTACGATGGTCATTGGCGGCCTGTTTTGCGGTTGCATTGGTGAATCCGCTTCGTTACGATTCCGGTTCCGGTGCGATAACCGACTGAAATATCGAGGCTTCACGTCTCATCGCCCGGAATTGGCAATTCCGTTGCAGAGCCGCCGCGGGCCCTCTAGGAGGGGGCCATCGCCAATTCAGACCTCACAATAATGGTGCATACGGATACATGGCTCATGCCCTCGGAAATGCGGCTCTATGACGATCGGAAGCGCCGCCTCTACATCAACGCCGCCGAGCGGGAGCGCTTCGTGGCGGCGGCGGGCGGCGCCCCGCCGGAGGTCCGGAGCTTCTGCCTGACGCTGCTCTATACCGGCTGCCGGCTCTCCGAGGCGCTCGAGCTGACGCCGGCCTCGGTGCAGCTCCAGGGCCGGGTGATCTCGTTCCGGACCCTGAAGAAACGCCGCCGGCACGTGATGCGCGAGGTGCCGATCCCGGCGGCTCTCGCCCGTCTGCTCGAGGAGACCCACGGGCTGGAAGGCGAGGGGGCCGGTCCCGGTCCGCTCTGGCGGCATGGCGCGGCGCCGCTCAACCGCTCCACCGGCTATCGCTGGATCAAGGCGGTGATGGCCCGGGCCGGCATCGAGGGCGCCCAGGCCTCGCCCAAGGGGTTGCGCCATGGCTATGGCATCCACGCCATCCGCATGGGCGTGCCGCTCAACATGCTGTCCAAATGGATGGGCCATGCGGCGCTCTCGACGACGGCGATCTACGCCAACGCCAGCGGCCGCGAGGAACTCGAGATCGCCGACCGCATGTGGCGCTGAGGAACCGTCAACAGAAAACCACCCGCCGATCGCTCGACGGGTGGTGGTGAGTTGGAACGACCATCAGTACTCGCTGGCGAGCATGATGGTGAGCACGCGCCGGGTGACGGCGGGATCCGCCGGATCCGGCGACATCATCGTCATGGAGAGATCGTAGGTATCGATCTTCCAGAAGATCTTCCGGCCCTCGAAGTCGAAGGCGCCGAAGTCGTGCTCCCCGTAAGGATCGTTGTCGGCGGTGAAGTCGTCGAAGCGCTGGACCGCTTCGTACACCGCTCTGGCCTTGTCCGGGCCGAGTCCCTCGATGCCGGCGGTGATCAACACCTGGCCGGCGCCGCCGGCGCCGGTCCGGAAGCGGTCGTTCAGCTCCCGGATGCGGGCCGTCCGGGCCTCTTCCGTCTCATCGGTCGTATTGTTCGTCTGGTCATGGGTCATGGCAGCCTCCTTGTCGTCGCCCGGAGACGCCCGACCACTTCATCGGTCAGGCGCATCCGGGCGGCGGGAGGCCGCCCTGGACGGAATATGGCCAGGGGAGAGCGTTGAGGGTGGTGGCCGGTTGGCGGAAGAACGCCGCTCTCCCCCGGGGCTCAGTCTCTCATCGATCGCGCTATCCCCATAACCCCGCCATCGGGCGAAGCGGCAGATCGCGGGGCCTATGGGAGAGCGGCGATCGTGACATGCTGGAGCCAATGAACCCGCTCGGTCGCCGCGTCACGCTGGGGGAGGCCCACCGCCGCTCGGGCCCGGCGCCCTTCGCGATGACGCTGGCCGACCGGCTGATGCACCTCTACGTCGTCGGCCAGACCGGGGCCGGCAAGTCGACGCTGATCGCCGAGCTCGCCAGGCAGGACGCCCGGGCCGGCACGGGCTTCTGTCTGCTCGATCCCCATGGCGATCTGGCCTCGGAACTGAGCCGGACGCTCGGGACCGGTCACATCTACTGGGATGTCGCCGATCCCGCCTGTCCCTTCGGCTACAACCCGCTCACCCATGTGGCGGTCGAGCACCGCCCGCTGGTCGCCTCCAGTCTGATCGACACGCTGAAGAAGCAGTGGGTCGACGCCTGGGGCGCGCGCATGGAGCATCTCTTGCGCTATGCGCTGCTGGCGCTGCTCGATCAGCCGGACGCGGATCTGAGAGACATCCTGCCGCTCTTCATCGACAGCGCCGCGCGCGAGCGGATGGTCGCCAACATCACCGACGACCAGGTGCGCGCGTTCTGGACCGTCGAGTTCACCGCGCTTCGCTACAAGGGCGCGGTCGACGGCGTCGCGCCCATCGCCAACAAGCTCGGTGCCTTCCTCTCGCATCCGCTGGTTCGCGCGCCGTCTGCGAGCCCGATCAACCGCTCCGCTTCCGCCGGATCATGGACGAGGGCCAGCACCTCATCGTCAACCTCGCGACCGGCCGGCTCGGCGCCGATACGGCCAATGTGCTGGGCGGGCTGATCCTCTCGGGCTTCGCGCACGCGGGCTACAGCCGCGCGAGCCTTGCCTTCGGGGACCGGCGGCCGTTCATCGTCTATGCCGACGAGTTCCACGCCTTCTCGAGCACGGCGCTCGCCGACATGCTGCCGCAGCTCCGCAAATACGGCGTCGGCCTCGTTCTGGCGCATCAGTATCTGGATCAGCTCGAGCGGCCGCTGCTCTCCGCGATCCTGGGCAATGCCGGCAGCATGATGATCTTCCGCGTCGGCGCCGCCGATGCGCCGATCCTCGGCAACCAGCTGGGCGACGTGCACCCGCGCGATCTGATCGGCCTCGCCAACTTCGAGTGCTTCGCCCGGGTCATGGTCGAGGGCCGGCAGTCCAAGCCCTTCACCGTCTACACCCGGCGCCCCGGTTCACCGGCGGAAACCGCCCGCGGCGGAGACCTGTCGACACGCGCGCCCGGTGCACAATAGGCGGATGAACAAGGAACCCCTCGATCCCCGCCTCGAAGCCTATCTGGCGCTCTGCCAGCGCATGTATGAGCGCCTTCAGCGGGAGGGCAAGGCGCCATGGAAGCAGGAAGACATCACGCCGGAGCAACCGGGCGACGATTAACCGATAATCCAGACCGACTTATGAAAACCTGTTTTGCCTATGTCCGCGTCTCGACGGCGCGGCAGGGGGAGGGCGTCTCGCTCGATGCCCAGAGGGACGCCATCGAAGCATTCGCCGAGCGCAACGGCATCACCGTCACGCGGTGGTTCGAGGAAAAGGAAACCGCGGCCAAGAGCGGCCGGCCGGTGTTCAGGCAGCTGCTGAAACTGCTGAAGGCGCGCAAGGCCGAGGGCCTCGTGATCCACAAGATCGACCGCTCGGCCCGGAACTTCGCCGACTGGGCCAAGATCGGCGAGCTCTCCGACGCCGGCATCGACATCCACTTCGCCACCGAGAGCCTCGACTTCCGCTCGCGCGGCGGGCGGCTCACGGCCGATATCCAGGCCGTCATCGCCGCCGATTACATCCGCAACCTCAGGGAAGAAACCCGAAAGGGCATTCGGGGGCGGCTGAAGCAGGGGCTCTATCCGTTCGGTGCGCCGATCGGCTACCTGAACAATGGCGGCGGCAAGCCCAAGACACTCGACCCCGAACGCGCTCCCCTGGTCAGAGAGACCTTCGAACTCTATGCCAGCGGTGAATACTCGCTGCACGCCCTGCGCGCGGAGACAGAGCGCCGCGGCCTTCGCAACCGGGGCGGCAAGCCGATCTCCAAGCTCTGCCTCGAGAAGATGCTCGACAACCCTTTCTATTGCGGGCTCTGCCGGCTTCGCCGAACCGGCGAGACCTATGAAGGTATCCACCAGCCGTTGATCTCGATCTCGCTGTTCGAGCGTGTCCAGGCAGTTCGCGCCGATCGCGGGAAGAAGAAATCCACCCGTCACGACCATCGATACCGGGGGCTCTTTCAATGTGGCAGTTGCGGCAGGTGCATGGTCGCGGAACGCCAGAAGGCGCACGTCTACTACCGATGCCATACCCGGCTCTGCACCACGCCGATGATCCGGGAAGACCGGCTTGAGCGGGCCATCATGTCCACCCTGTGCCATCTGGCGCCGAGCGATGCGTCCGTGGACGCGCTCCTCGGGGCGATCGAGACTCTGAGAGACGAGAAGCAATATGCCCAGCGCACCGCTGGCTTCGACATGCAGCTCCAGCGGCTCGAGGAGCGCCTCCGGCGCCTGACCGACGCGCTGATCGATCAGCTGATCGAAAAGCAGGACTTCGAAACCCGGAAACGTGCCCTGCTCGAGGAGAAGCGGCATATATGCGAGCTGCGAGCGCGCGTCGTGGATGGCGACCGCGTCCTGGACGAGATCGCAAACATGGTCCGGACGGCTCAGAACCTGGCGAAATCCTTCGAGCATGCCGATCGGAAGGAATGCCGCGAACTCATCCGAATCGCATTCTCGAACCGGACCGTGTCCGCGAAAGAGGTAGAGTTGAAGCCGTCAAACTGGCTGAAAGCAGTCGATGACGCGGCATATGGCATCGTGGGTGGCCCAGACAGACTCACTTCTCGAACTTTGATTCAGGAACTATTAGAAATATTGCTGGTCGAGATGCCTTGGCCGTGCGGTACATCGGTGTGACGAGGCTTGCCCGATTCTCTCCTCTTAGCGTTCAATCATCAGAATGAATAAACGTTCAGGAAGAAGCGAAAAGTGTCGATAATAGAAATTAAAAAGCATAGGGTAGTTAAGCAGATTAATAAATAATATGATAAATTAATTTTGACAAAAAGAAAACAATAGTAATTGTAAATATAGAAGATATTAGAAGCGTCAGGGATTTTACATAGTATCCACCTGAAAGTTCAAGTCGATTGAGAATGTCGTTATCTCGAAACAAATTAGCAAACCAAGCAATGATAATAAGTATCGGAATATACCATAAATTCAAATTAAACCATGATACTATTGCAATACCTGCATGAGAAATTGCAAATAGTGCCAAGCCCAATGACAGTGATATTTTGAATCGATGTTGCAATTAACTATCCTGCAGCAGGCGGTGAAATTCAGTACTCATCCTCTATTCATCCAGACGGTGGTGGGGTGCGTGCGCGGGCCTTGGCAAGCTGAGATAGTGGGTACGGTCTCGGAAGGCGTACTACCGCATTCCCAGCCGCCTGTCGAAGTGGAAGAATGTAGGGTTCAGCCTATCTGGCTGCCTTGGCCTGGCGGCCCTTGCGGCCGAGCCCGATGGACTTCGCCATCTCGGCGCGCTTCTGCGCGTAGTTCGGCGCGACCATCGGGTAGTCGGCCGGCAGGTTCCACTTCGCGCGATACTGCTCCGGGGTCATGTCGTAATTGGTCCGAAGATAGCGCTTCAGCATCTTCAGCTTCTTGCCGTCCTCGAGACAGATCAGGTGGTCGGGCGTGACGGACCGCTTGATCGGAACTGCCGGCTTCTGCGGTTCCGCGGCTTCTGCCGTCTCGCCCTTGCCCGCAGCGTCCAGGGCGCCGAATATCCGGCGGATCAGGTCCGGTACCTCGTCGGCCGGCACGATGTTATTGCCGACATAGGCCGATACGATCTCGGAGGTCATCTCCATCAGGTCCTGACGGCTGGTCGCTTCGTTCGCATTGTCGTTCTTGTCCATGAATACTCATTCTTTCTGTTGATCTGAAGGCCTTCGACGGCGGCTATAGCTCAAGTTGGTCACCAAGCTTTTCGTAAATAATGCTCTGGATGTGAACCACAATAGTATTTAGGTGCGGTTTTGTCGCATCTTGCCGATCATAGGTCCGGCAACGACCTGTTGAACGGAGGCTTCAAGGCAGAGAATAACTGAAATTGAGATCTCGTAACAAAAGTGCCTGAGCATCGTATTGATAGCGTCGGACATGGTGGCACAATCCCCGATGATTGCAGGCATCGGCATCTGGCGAACCGCATGGCCGATGGTGCGGCGCTGCGGTCAACGGGCAGACGTTGAGTCCTTGGAGCGTGCGGTAGGGCGGCTGGCAGCGATAGACAATGAGGGCACCGGGACATGGAAGCGGGTCATCTACGCAATTGACGAGTTGTAGTGCAAGGAGCGGTGCGAGGGGACCCGGTGAACGAATGGCCTCGGAAGGGGAGATGGCGAAGCACGAGTATCCGGGCGAGAGCTAAAAAGACATTCACGGTATCGTCGGGCGAGTATCGATCATTGTCGCCATCTGGGCGTTCGTGCAGC
Proteins encoded:
- a CDS encoding transcriptional regulator; the protein is MDKNDNANEATSRQDLMEMTSEIVSAYVGNNIVPADEVPDLIRRIFGALDAAGKGETAEAAEPQKPAVPIKRSVTPDHLICLEDGKKLKMLKRYLRTNYDMTPEQYRAKWNLPADYPMVAPNYAQKRAEMAKSIGLGRKGRQAKAAR
- a CDS encoding resolvase; this translates as MKTCFAYVRVSTARQGEGVSLDAQRDAIEAFAERNGITVTRWFEEKETAAKSGRPVFRQLLKLLKARKAEGLVIHKIDRSARNFADWAKIGELSDAGIDIHFATESLDFRSRGGRLTADIQAVIAADYIRNLREETRKGIRGRLKQGLYPFGAPIGYLNNGGGKPKTLDPERAPLVRETFELYASGEYSLHALRAETERRGLRNRGGKPISKLCLEKMLDNPFYCGLCRLRRTGETYEGIHQPLISISLFERVQAVRADRGKKKSTRHDHRYRGLFQCGSCGRCMVAERQKAHVYYRCHTRLCTTPMIREDRLERAIMSTLCHLAPSDASVDALLGAIETLRDEKQYAQRTAGFDMQLQRLEERLRRLTDALIDQLIEKQDFETRKRALLEEKRHICELRARVVDGDRVLDEIANMVRTAQNLAKSFEHADRKECRELIRIAFSNRTVSAKEVELKPSNWLKAVDDAAYGIVGGPDRLTSRTLIQELLEILLVEMPWPCGTSV